The following DNA comes from Camelina sativa cultivar DH55 chromosome 14, Cs, whole genome shotgun sequence.
TGTATGTAACTCTATCACGGGGAAATTCACTTACTTACCAGGGCTACGCACATCCTTTGGGATACGTTCCTGTTGATGATCAGTTCAAAACATTAGACAGAGCAACATGATTTTCTAGTGCACGAGGTTATAACATTTGAGGAGGAGAATTTTCATGGAGATAAGAATCCAATGATTGTGTGTTTTGATGTTAGACATGAGAGGGTTGTGTGTTGGGAGAGTGAATCAATATGGATATATAGAACAGAAAAGCAAATTAGCTTCCATTGCAAGACACCCTTTTGCTGATTTCCACAGTTTTGATTTATGGATACTAGAAGATGTGGATAAACATGATTAGTGCAAGTAAACATTTAAAGCTTTCCTTCTCTTATTAGGAGTAAAcccaaattattattattattattattaatgttcTATAAATCTCTTCCATAAGCACCCAAAATTTTTCCTTTAATCTCACTAAATTAATCACAAAGTaacttttccttcttcttaaaataaaaaaaaaaaaatctacaatttcaccaaattatttaaaaaaaaactcacttaaaTCTCACAAACATCTAAAATTTCCTAAATTCCATAAAACTCTCTAAAATTCCTTGATTAATAATTACCAATTTGATGAGGacacaaagaacaaaataaaaaggaaatattgtcATATAAATACAGGTGTATAGTTTCCCAAAGCAACCCTAAACAGAGATACTGAAATTCTCTGCATCTCCTCCCATCACCAAATTGAAGATCTAAAACTATTAAGAACACCTAATCTCAAATTCACATTCTAAAACTATGAGTTCATCAGGTACGCTTTCGTTATCAGAGAGCTTCAACTACTTTCTTTTTTGCCGTATTCTTCTGTTGCCTCCTCCTAATTAAAGAAATTGTTTTCATGTTTTGCGAATTTGCCGGGGGGGTTTTGTTTACTTCTTGCGATTGACTCGGTTAATTGGTATCTGCCGATCCAATTGCCAAGGTTGAAGAAAAAGTTACGGTGGAGAGTTTAGACCTAAAACCGCTCTGTGATGAGGtttgttgtcttcttttgagaattcttcatttattttgtagttATAATAATATGagttttgattaatttcttCAATATGCTTCAGGTTAAAGAGTATTTCGCTGGAAGGTCGATTTCAGAGAAAACACTCGAGAGAAATCGGGTTATGCAGAAAATCATAGGTGGTGAGGTACGTACGTACCCTTACGATCTTATTCTTCCCAAAGGTCGTTAGATTGACTTGGCACTCATTGCAATTAGTTAGATTTTTGTCTTAAGGAGCATATATGATTGGTTCTGGTCCCGTAACGTGTGTGTCTAGCTAGGGCGTACtctgttattatatatttactttctttcttaCCTCTAATTTCTTGCTACGTTGGCAGATTGTGATTGCTTATACGTATTGGGAAAGAGAGGAGCTTGTGACTTGCAAGTACCGGTGGTATCTAACTAGGAAGTTCAGTCAGGTTCACGTCACACAAATTCTTTTCTCTTAATATATTAGCTAGCAATAGCATTACATGCATATGAACAACTCTCACatgctttctttttttacttttttgactTTACTTCAGGAAAGGAAAACACGGGCAGCACGGAGGATCTTGTATGGGGTTAATGACATAGAACAAGCATCTGAAATCATTATAGTATGTCTTTTCTGCCGTacgatttatctcctttatatatatatacatgatgaTCATATGATCGATCGACGAACTTAACtgtgaaattttgaatattatatagGTTGAAGGGGAACCAGATAAACTTGCAATGGAAGAGGCTGGTTTTCTCAATTGTGTCTCTGTTCCTGATGGAGCTCCAGATTCTGTTTCTTCAAAGCCAGTCCCACCTGAATCCAAGGTTTGCCTTGGTCTTGTTCtaagtttcattctttttttttcttttctttccattCTCTCTTATTTGGTTCCTTAATCATTTTACTGTTTCTGTGATGCTAGGACAAGAGCTTTAAGTATCTATGGAATTGCAATGACTGTTTGAAAAAGGTTtgtgataattttgttttttctggtttgatgtGATATTATTGGTATATACATACATCTCAAATGATTTCTCTATTCGTAGGCGTCTCGGATTGTTATTGCTACTGATGGAGATGTAGCTGGTCACTGTCTGGCCGAAGAACTTGCGCGGCGTTTGAGGAAAGAAAGATGTTGGCGTGTCAAGTGGCCGAAGAAAAGTGATGAGGATAAACATTTCAAAGATGCAAACGAGGTCagattatattttatgaaattgcTTTTCGTGGTTACTTTTGTTTAAATGACCAAACAATGAGTTTTTTTCTTGGATGATTTGTTTTATCAGGTGCTTATGTATATGGGACCTCATGTACTCAAGGAAGCTGTTCTAAATGCTGAGCCATACCCTATTCCATAGAAGGATTTGAAGAGACATGATGCCTTCTAATCATAGAATACATGGACAAAAGTACGGTGTTTTCAACGGGGTGTAAGAGTTGAAGTCATGCACTTCATTTCTTTAACAATGGGACGGCAGTACACCGAACCTTTAAGATAGATATTAGTGGCAGCGCACATTCTATAAACCAATGTGATAACTGACAATGGTATAtagtaatttttgtttgtttaaatatgaaatttagatTATAATCGAGAAGTTATATAGTTGTTTCCCCGCTGGTACACTAAAACACCAAAACTATAAAAGCTGGACATCTTAGTCCGTAAAGaccaaaactgtaaaatttgGTTTCAAACCGTTAATTTTTTTCACATATCAAAATCAAGAGGGATGAGTGATATGATGTGTGAGTCACAGTAAAGTCTTTGTGGATTTGATATAACATAACACTTTTGGATAAAAGCAAACGGATTTACATTAGTTAAGAGGACGACAATTAACCAATGGTTAAGCTCTACCGCTAATGTAGAAACTACTTCAAGAAACAAATTAGAAACAGACACAACCAGGCAAGTTAAGAATTTGGACATTCGAGCCTCTGGATAAAATCTCGAAGCTAGTTCATCAGATCTGTTCACAACAACTTATTTAGGTCTCGAGAAAtcctagggtttctcaagatGCATTCTTTGGCTTTTAGGACTTGAACCATTTCCCTTGGAACCACACACACTTCTTCTGTCGATAGCTATTCTTGAATTTCTTGAGAAGCAAGCAAAAACTGCATTTCTCTTCCCACCTTTGAACTCTCCCGAGTCTGCAAAATTATAACAAATGTTGCATAAGTTATAAAATTGATAGATTCGGTGGAGATTAATTTGGATTCATGGTTTATCTTTATACCTGCATATTGGTCTGGTTTAGTTGAAGAATCTCAATTTGAGCCTGCAAGAACTTGACATATTTAGCTGCGGCGTGGAACATTTCGGCAGTGTTGTGTTTCTGGCTTCCAGGGATTAGTTTTCCGAGCTCATGAGTCTTCTctgtgattcttcttctcctctttcttgcTGCGATGCTCTGAGCAGAAAGCTCCGGTTTCTTGGTATCACCTTTGTCACTCCACCCCACTTTGAATGCCGGAGAGAAGTCAGGAACAAGAAACTCGGAAAAGTTTGAAGTCTCGGTGATGTAGGAATCCAAGATATTAGGATTAGGCGGAAACAAAGGTTCGTTAGTGTTGAAATGAAAGCTGGAGTTAATGAGCTTTTGGTGTTTTGGCGTGGGGAAGAAGGCATCTAAGTCCTGTGACTCGTTGAAGACTTCGGTTTTAGGACTAGGGAGAAAGATGTCTTGTGGAGGAAGAAACGGCTCGTAAAAGTGACTGAACTCGCAGAGAGGCGGTGAAAGAGCTTCTTCGAGATGCAATGGCTGATGCAGTTGATGTTGCGGCTGTGCTTGAAAGAAGAAGGTATCTGTTTCAGGGACAAAACAATCCTGAAGCTGGATTATATCTGAGGTGGGGGAGAAGTAGCTTAAGCAATCCATTAGAGACGAAAGGGATGATGAATATGGTGTTTTAGCAAATAAAGAATGTGAAGCAATCAGGAGCAGTTACTGATGGGGAAGTTTTGGATAAATGAGTAATTAAGAAGACTTAATTAGCTTTAACTAATTAAGCTTAGTGTAGTAAACGCAGAAAACAAAGGAAAGGGACAAGAGAAGATATATGATATGAGAGGATCAAAGAttctgtcttttgttttcttgaagtGAAGTAAGACTTGAGGTTGTAATTAGTTTGTAACTACACTGACTTAACCGTCACGGAAATAtataaatgagagagagagaagttaagGTTTTGGCGAAGATTAAGGAGGGGTTATAGTGGGTTTAGAATTAGCGTAACCACCTCCTTAGTATTAggccttgtttttttttctaaattgttttcttaaacactcaattcaagaaattattatattgtaGGATTTAGGAGTAACCGCTGTAATTACACTTGCGGCCCTAGTTATATAAACTCGAAACTTTGAAGCCTATCTTACCAACCAGTCTACTCAGCTCATACAATTTAAAATTCGTTCAAACAACTTTCTACGAAAGCATACACCACAAAACACATTTGGTTCATTCTcataacttatatataatagcttaaattcacaaaaacatattttaaaattaattcgTTCAGCAACatttaaatgttatattttgtatatagtGCTATTTTTATCTTCTAAAACTAGTGAAAAATAAGCTGTTGGttatgttaattttatatagtGAAAATCACTAAATAGATGTctagtaaaagagagaaaatgattGACTTTTTAGGCTTTTATTCACTTTGGCAATATTGGGTCTAGCCGGACTAATTCGATGGATGAACAAATCTCTTCATTTTATCAACCCAttacttaaaagaaaagaaaaaacaactcaAGCCAAAACCCAAAATACGATGTGGTCTTGCGCAACTCAGTTGTTCTACCAAAATTGAAATCTCATTTTATGCTTTAGCATGTCACCAATTAGTCTATCTTCACTGAATTAATTTGTGTTTCCgacgataattttttttttaataaatgatacTAATTTATTATTGTGATCTCTAAAGCAATTAAGAAAAGTAAATTGAGATATATTTATCGTATTATTTTAgcgttttttatattttccgGTGGTGCGATTGACTCGGTAAAAGCGCGAGCTACGTTTTTAGCGGCTAAAGTTGAGATTGGTAAGTTCCACGTTGCTGCCTCTTTGACTTTGCCGCCAAGTATCTATAACCCCACTAATTACACATGGGCCAGGCCCAAACTTTAACACGCGCTCCCTTTTTCCACGTGTCACACTCGCTTTGACTTTGTCgccaagtcttttttttttcattaaaatggGTCGAAATAAATGCAACAGGCTTGAAGTAACAATTAATGGGCCTTTTTAATAGAAAGCCCATTTACATCAAAAGAGAGcagaaatcaaaatcttcttcttctcttcttctacctcCTCCATATGACACAGAGACAGAGGAgggaaagaagcagaagaagaacccCTAAAACCCTTGAGGCAACCACTATGAATAGCTGAAGATTTTTTTTCACTCAATCAATACTTCGAGATGCGATTTTTGCTTCGTCTACCACAAGCCCACCTGCGGAAACTCTCTTGCTCGATGTCTGTACTCATGGGTTCCAAGCAATTCCTCGAGTTTtgccttcttccttcttttgccgtatcctcttcttcttcttcttcgccttctCCTTCTTATTCTCCTGGTAGGCAACTCTCTTCCGTCTCTAGACGAATTCGTCCGGTTTTGGCCTCGAGACCCGTGTCCAAAAACAGCCCTTTTCACCAAAGGACCAATGGTTTATCATCTTACACTTCAATCTCCAGAGTCCCA
Coding sequences within:
- the LOC104743653 gene encoding primase homolog protein-like, translating into VSADPIAKVEEKVTVESLDLKPLCDEVKEYFAGRSISEKTLERNRVMQKIIGGEIVIAYTYWEREELVTCKYRWYLTRKFSQERKTRAARRILYGVNDIEQASEIIIVEGEPDKLAMEEAGFLNCVSVPDGAPDSVSSKPVPPESKDKSFKYLWNCNDCLKKASRIVIATDGDVAGHCLAEELARRLRKERCWRVKWPKKSDEDKHFKDANEVLMYMGPHVLKEAVLNAEPYPIP